A genomic region of Salvelinus alpinus chromosome 12, SLU_Salpinus.1, whole genome shotgun sequence contains the following coding sequences:
- the LOC139535901 gene encoding arf-GAP with GTPase, ANK repeat and PH domain-containing protein 1-like isoform X4, producing the protein MNSSNKLSLSNAIRAEVRRHETVQNNFAKVFNQLERVDDQQLRSGLKVYLHSIQAACGNSQEWTFSRTVQELRLGVLGGLRSGKSALVHRHMSGSYQPLENPEGGRYKKEVLVDGNSHILLIREETGPPDAQMASWVDGVILVFSLENEASFQEVYRNYSELGIHRNIAEIPFIVVGTQDKITSTNPRVIEDARARQLCSDVRRCTYYETCATYGLNVNRVFTEAAQKIMAVKKQAALLASCKSLPNSPSHSGGSTPVSGVFPGQASNGGQSSDYSSSLPSTPVISHKEIGGAAGGERLGSATPGSVRSAPRQRTGSRFTGRRGSDSERRSTDGKIGDLGSGRSIPIKQSILLKRSGNSLNKEWKKKYVTLSNNGMLSYHSSVNDYMQNVHGKEMDLLRVTVKVPGKRPPRAGAVPSCGPPPGLNGLVKDVQGPEGAIPGSGSNLLPVEEGAGGGLSPGGNRGVQRCPSTLSNKPQSADSAIGGVSRPSSYKDTGPASPMVDRKKHRRKKSMNQKGDVAIGQADDEDNFDFLIVSSTGQTWHFETQSVEERDSWVTAIESQILASLQLCESSKNKARKNSQSEAVALQAIRNAKGNSLCVDCEAPNPTWASLNLGALICIECSGIHRNLGTHLSRVRSLDLDDLPRELTLVLGAIGNHLANSIWEGRTLGRRKPTPDATREERESWIRAKYEQRLFVAPLALPSPGQGLEVNTLSASLLAAVMERDLPRLLLLLAHSTKDDINAPLPQGGHLSPPPPAASPSPPLEGSLRPPCSALHAACQLADVVMTQLLVWYGSDVRCRDAQGQTAVTLARYAGSQECADILLQYGCPNEPAPSVATTPSLSVATTPSLSRKSSAGSLSRSSSRRAVS; encoded by the exons ATGAACAGCAGTAACAAGTTATCGCTTTCCAATGCGATTCGGGCCGAGGTACGGCGGCATGAAACTGTACAGAACAACTTTGCCAAAGTTTTCAATCAGTTGGAGAGGGTCGACGACCAACAGCTTCGCTCTGGTTTAAAAGTTTACCTTCACAGCATCCAAG CGGCTTGCGGAAACAGTCAAGAATGGACCTTCAGTCGAACCGTCCAAGAGCTCCGTCTG GGGGTGTTGGGAGGTCTCCGCAGTGGGAAGTCAGCCCTGGTCCACAGACACATGAGCGGGAGCTACCAGCCCCTGGAGAACCCAGAAG GGGGCAGGTATAAGAAGGAGGTACTTGTTGATGGCAACAGTCACATTTTGCTGATCAGGGAGGAGACAGGACCCCCGGATGCACAG atGGCTAGCTGGGTGGACGGGGTCATCCTGGTCTTTAGTCTGGAGAATGAGGCCAGTTTCCAGGAAGTGTACAGGAACTACAGCGAGCTTGGCATCCACCGCAACATCGCTGAGATACCCTTCATAGTGGTAGGAACCCAGG ATAAAATCACCAGCACCAACCCTCGGGTGATAGAGGATGCCAGGGCTAGACAGCTGTGTTCAGACGTCAGGCGCTGTACCTACTACGAGACCTGCGCTACCTACGGCCTCAACGTCAACCGCGTCTTCACCGAGG CTGCCCAGAAGATCATGGCAGTGAAGAAGCAGGCAGCTCTACTGGCCTCCTGTAAATCCCTGCCCAACTCCCCCAGTCACTCTGGAGGCTCTACCCCAGTGTCAGGAGTCTTCCCTGGTCAG gccAGTAACGGTGGTCAAAGCAGTGACTACTCGTCTTCCCTGCCCTCCACCCCAGTGATCAGTCATAAGGAGATCGGTGGGGCAGCAGGGGGGGAGAGGCTGGGCAGCGCCACCCCAGGGTCTGTCCGCAGTGCCCCCCGGCAACGCACCGGCTCCCGCTTCACG ggccgtaggggcaGTGACTCGGAGAGGAGGAGTACAGACGGTAAGATAGGAGACCTGGGTAGTGGACGCTCCATCCCCATCAAACAG AGCATCCTGCTGAAGCGCAGTGGGAACTCCCTCAACAAGGAATGGAAGAAGAAATACGTCACGCTGTCCAACAACGGCATGCTCTCTTATCACTCCAGCGTCAAC GACTACATGCAGAATGTCCATGGGAAAGAGATGGACCTGCTGAGGGTGACTGTGAAGGTGCCAGGGAAACGCCCGCCCCGTGCTGGTGCCGTCCCTTCCTGTGGCCCTCCGCCCGGCCTCAACGGCCTGGTCAAAGACGTCCAGGGGCCTGAGGGGGCCA tccctggtagtggtagtaaccTCCTGCCCGTAGAGGAGGGGGCGGGAGGAGGCTTGTCTCctggggggaacagaggggtgCAGCGCtgcccctctactctctctaacaAGCCCCAAAGC GCAGACTCTGCCATCGGGGGGGTGTCCAGACCCTCCTCCTATAAAGATACAGGCCCAGCCTCCCCAATGGTTGACAGGAAGAAGCATCGCAGGAAGAAGAGCATGAACCAGAAAGGAGACGTAGCCATTGGCCAAGCAGATG ACGAGGATAACTTTGACTTTCTGATCGTGTCGAGCACGGGCCAGACTTGGCACTTCGAGACCCAGAGTGTGGAGGAGAGGGACTCCTGGGTAACGGCCATCGAGAGCCAGATCCTGGCCAGCCTGCAGCTGTGTGAGAGCAGCAAGAACAAG gCTCGTAAGAACAGCCAGAGTGAAGCTGTGGCACTGCAGGCTATCCGTAACGCCAAGGGCAACAGTCTCTGTGTGGACTGTGAAGCACCTA ACCCAACATGGGCCAGTCTGAACCTGGGGGCTCTGATCTGCATTGAGTGTTCAGGAATCCACAGGAACCTGGGCACCCACCTGTCCCGTGTCCGCTCTCTGGACCTGGACGACCTGCCCAGAGAACTCACCCTGGTGCTGGGTGCCATCGGCAACCACCTGGCCAACAGCATCTGGGAGGGACGTACGCTGGGCCGCCGAAAACCCACGCCCGATGCCACCCG AGAGGAGCGGGAGTCATGGATCCGGGCCAAGTACGAGCAGAGGTTGTTTGTGGCTCCGCTGGCCCTGCCCTCCcccggtcaggggttagaggtcaacaCGCTGTCAGCCAGTCTGCTGGCGGCCGTGATGGAGAGGGACCTCCCCCGCCTGCTCCTTCTCCTGGCCCATAGCACCAAGGATGACATCAATGCCCCCCTTCCCCAAGGGGGtcacctctctccacccccccctgctgcctcccctAGCCCTCCCCTGGAGGGCTCCCTCCGGCCGCCTTGCTCCGCGCTGCACGCCGCCTGCCAGCTCGCCGACGTGGTCATGACCCAGCTGCTCGTCTGG
- the LOC139535901 gene encoding arf-GAP with GTPase, ANK repeat and PH domain-containing protein 1-like isoform X3, translating to MSHAGTLQRRTTYLISLTLVKVEAVGSDGVSIGPQPQRTLALGRAGVEGPEDEELSRTTEDEGGHACAEVEVEGNTEMEEEEQEDVSFGGPVQEREKPVMKERESRGPGSSKDVTLETKSKESPLLPKNVKDQVKGLAGVSDVPSVGGLRREGTRPKTELYREPPMLFPRCEEGMGDASNTLSRGSMPITVPPRLTQRPEVLMRSHAGGGAVSRRELREANQSMPPSAKSLDRKDNRIGDRSPMTAAVASLGPYRASWADSDGRSTLLRQGAPVGGGFTDVVTRESPRGDRLKTGSTSLPAQPTPQISKPPRKGKSRTLDNSDLHSLSEDLKKGKDSQSQGGTTQRPPARDRKMLKFISGIFTKSTPAPPCSNTAPPIYTPVQRGSSEEEAACGNSQEWTFSRTVQELRLGVLGGLRSGKSALVHRHMSGSYQPLENPEGGRYKKEVLVDGNSHILLIREETGPPDAQMASWVDGVILVFSLENEASFQEVYRNYSELGIHRNIAEIPFIVVGTQDKITSTNPRVIEDARARQLCSDVRRCTYYETCATYGLNVNRVFTEAAQKIMAVKKQAALLASCKSLPNSPSHSGGSTPVSGVFPGQASNGGQSSDYSSSLPSTPVISHKEIGGAAGGERLGSATPGSVRSAPRQRTGSRFTGRRGSDSERRSTDGKIGDLGSGRSIPIKQSILLKRSGNSLNKEWKKKYVTLSNNGMLSYHSSVNDYMQNVHGKEMDLLRVTVKVPGKRPPRAGAVPSCGPPPGLNGLVKDVQGPEGASAVPGSGSNLLPVEEGAGGGLSPGGNRGVQRCPSTLSNKPQSADSAIGGVSRPSSYKDTGPASPMVDRKKHRRKKSMNQKGDVAIGQADAKRKMWKLKSFGSLRNINKTDEDNFDFLIVSSTGQTWHFETQSVEERDSWVTAIESQILASLQLCESSKNKARKNSQSEAVALQAIRNAKGNSLCVDCEAPNPTWASLNLGALICIECSGIHRNLGTHLSRVRSLDLDDLPRELTLVLGAIGNHLANSIWEGRTLGRRKPTPDATREERESWIRAKYEQRLFVAPLALPSPGQGLEVNTLSASLLAAVMERDLPRLLLLLAHSTKDDINAPLPQGGHLSPPPPAASPSPPLEGSLRPPCSALHAACQLADVVMTQLLVWYGSDVRCRDAQGQTAVTLARYAGSQECADILLQYGCPNEPAPSVATTPSLSVATTPSLSRKSSAGSLSRSSSRRAVS from the exons ATGAGCCACGCGGGCACCCTACAGAGACGCACCACCTACCTCATCTCCCTTACCCTGGTCAAGGTCGAGGCTGTGGGGAGTGATGGAGTTTCCATCGGGCCCCAGCCACAACGGACCCTTGCTCTGGGGAGAGCAGGAGTGGAGGGCCCAGAGGATGAGGAGCTGAGCAGGACCACTGAGGATGAGGGAGGACATGCATGTGccgaggtggaggtagaggggaacacagagatggaggaagaggagcaggaggacGTTAGCTTTGGGGGGCCTGTACAGGAGCGGGAGAAGCCTGTGATGAAGGAGCGAGAGAGTCGTGGTCCAGGCTCCTCAAAAGATGTCACGTTGGAGACTAAGAGCAAGGAGTCTCCCCTCTTACCGAAGAATGTGAAAGACCAAGTGAAAGGACTTGCAGGGGTGTCAGATGTCCCCTCAGTGGGAGGGCTAAGGAGAGAGGGAACCCGCCCTAAAACAGAGCTCTATCGGGAGCCACCCATGCTGTTTCCAAGGTGCGAGGAAGGGATGGGCGACGCAAGCAACACCCTCTCCCGGGGCAGCATGCCCATCACCGTACCGCCCAGGCTCACCCAGAGACCCGAGGTCCTGATGAGGTCACATGCCGGGGGCGGGGCTGTAAGCCGGCGGGAGTTGAGGGAAGCCAATCAGAGTATGCCTCCATCCGCCAAGAGTCTGGACCGCAAAGACAACCGCATAGGGGACCGGTCTCCCATGACAGCTGCTGTGGCCTCTCTGGGACCTTACCGGGCATCCTGGGCGGACAGTGATGGCAGGTCTACCCTCCTTCGCCAGGGAGCCCCCGTAGGGGGAGGGTTTACGGACGTGGTGACCAGGGAAAGCCCCAGAGGGGACAGGCTGAAGACAGGCTCAACGTCCCTGCCAGCCCAACCCACCCCTCAGATATCCAAACCGCCGAGGAAGGGCAAGAGCCGCACTCTGGACAACAGTGACCTGCACTCCCTCTCTGAGGACCTGAAGAAGGGGAAGGACAGCCAGAGTCAGGGGGGGACCACCCAGCGTCCCCCCGCCCGTGACCGCAAGATGCTCAAGTTCATCAGCGGGATCTTCACAAAAAGTACGCCTGCGCCTCCCTGCTCCAACACAGCGCCCCCTATCTACACGCCCGTTCAGAGGGGTTCTAGTGAGGAGGAAG CGGCTTGCGGAAACAGTCAAGAATGGACCTTCAGTCGAACCGTCCAAGAGCTCCGTCTG GGGGTGTTGGGAGGTCTCCGCAGTGGGAAGTCAGCCCTGGTCCACAGACACATGAGCGGGAGCTACCAGCCCCTGGAGAACCCAGAAG GGGGCAGGTATAAGAAGGAGGTACTTGTTGATGGCAACAGTCACATTTTGCTGATCAGGGAGGAGACAGGACCCCCGGATGCACAG atGGCTAGCTGGGTGGACGGGGTCATCCTGGTCTTTAGTCTGGAGAATGAGGCCAGTTTCCAGGAAGTGTACAGGAACTACAGCGAGCTTGGCATCCACCGCAACATCGCTGAGATACCCTTCATAGTGGTAGGAACCCAGG ATAAAATCACCAGCACCAACCCTCGGGTGATAGAGGATGCCAGGGCTAGACAGCTGTGTTCAGACGTCAGGCGCTGTACCTACTACGAGACCTGCGCTACCTACGGCCTCAACGTCAACCGCGTCTTCACCGAGG CTGCCCAGAAGATCATGGCAGTGAAGAAGCAGGCAGCTCTACTGGCCTCCTGTAAATCCCTGCCCAACTCCCCCAGTCACTCTGGAGGCTCTACCCCAGTGTCAGGAGTCTTCCCTGGTCAG gccAGTAACGGTGGTCAAAGCAGTGACTACTCGTCTTCCCTGCCCTCCACCCCAGTGATCAGTCATAAGGAGATCGGTGGGGCAGCAGGGGGGGAGAGGCTGGGCAGCGCCACCCCAGGGTCTGTCCGCAGTGCCCCCCGGCAACGCACCGGCTCCCGCTTCACG ggccgtaggggcaGTGACTCGGAGAGGAGGAGTACAGACGGTAAGATAGGAGACCTGGGTAGTGGACGCTCCATCCCCATCAAACAG AGCATCCTGCTGAAGCGCAGTGGGAACTCCCTCAACAAGGAATGGAAGAAGAAATACGTCACGCTGTCCAACAACGGCATGCTCTCTTATCACTCCAGCGTCAAC GACTACATGCAGAATGTCCATGGGAAAGAGATGGACCTGCTGAGGGTGACTGTGAAGGTGCCAGGGAAACGCCCGCCCCGTGCTGGTGCCGTCCCTTCCTGTGGCCCTCCGCCCGGCCTCAACGGCCTGGTCAAAGACGTCCAGGGGCCTGAGGGGGCCAGTGCGG tccctggtagtggtagtaaccTCCTGCCCGTAGAGGAGGGGGCGGGAGGAGGCTTGTCTCctggggggaacagaggggtgCAGCGCtgcccctctactctctctaacaAGCCCCAAAGC GCAGACTCTGCCATCGGGGGGGTGTCCAGACCCTCCTCCTATAAAGATACAGGCCCAGCCTCCCCAATGGTTGACAGGAAGAAGCATCGCAGGAAGAAGAGCATGAACCAGAAAGGAGACGTAGCCATTGGCCAAGCAGATG CAAAGCGCAAAATGTGGAAACTAAAAAGCTTTGGTAGCTTAAGAAACATAAACAAGACAG ACGAGGATAACTTTGACTTTCTGATCGTGTCGAGCACGGGCCAGACTTGGCACTTCGAGACCCAGAGTGTGGAGGAGAGGGACTCCTGGGTAACGGCCATCGAGAGCCAGATCCTGGCCAGCCTGCAGCTGTGTGAGAGCAGCAAGAACAAG gCTCGTAAGAACAGCCAGAGTGAAGCTGTGGCACTGCAGGCTATCCGTAACGCCAAGGGCAACAGTCTCTGTGTGGACTGTGAAGCACCTA ACCCAACATGGGCCAGTCTGAACCTGGGGGCTCTGATCTGCATTGAGTGTTCAGGAATCCACAGGAACCTGGGCACCCACCTGTCCCGTGTCCGCTCTCTGGACCTGGACGACCTGCCCAGAGAACTCACCCTGGTGCTGGGTGCCATCGGCAACCACCTGGCCAACAGCATCTGGGAGGGACGTACGCTGGGCCGCCGAAAACCCACGCCCGATGCCACCCG AGAGGAGCGGGAGTCATGGATCCGGGCCAAGTACGAGCAGAGGTTGTTTGTGGCTCCGCTGGCCCTGCCCTCCcccggtcaggggttagaggtcaacaCGCTGTCAGCCAGTCTGCTGGCGGCCGTGATGGAGAGGGACCTCCCCCGCCTGCTCCTTCTCCTGGCCCATAGCACCAAGGATGACATCAATGCCCCCCTTCCCCAAGGGGGtcacctctctccacccccccctgctgcctcccctAGCCCTCCCCTGGAGGGCTCCCTCCGGCCGCCTTGCTCCGCGCTGCACGCCGCCTGCCAGCTCGCCGACGTGGTCATGACCCAGCTGCTCGTCTGG
- the LOC139535901 gene encoding arf-GAP with GTPase, ANK repeat and PH domain-containing protein 1-like isoform X2 translates to MSHAGTLQRRTTYLISLTLVKVEAVGSDGVSIGPQPQRTLALGRAGVEGPEDEELSRTTEDEGGHACAEVEVEGNTEMEEEEQEDVSFGGPVQEREKPVMKERESRGPGSSKDVTLETKSKESPLLPKNVKDQVKGLAGVSDVPSVGGLRREGTRPKTELYREPPMLFPRCEEGMGDASNTLSRGSMPITVPPRLTQRPEVLMRSHAGGGAVSRRELREANQSMPPSAKSLDRKDNRIGDRSPMTAAVASLGPYRASWADSDGRSTLLRQGAPVGGGFTDVVTRESPRGDRLKTGSTSLPAQPTPQISKPPRKGKSRTLDNSDLHSLSEDLKKGKDSQSQGGTTQRPPARDRKMLKFISGIFTKSTPAPPCSNTAPPIYTPVQRGSSEEEAACGNSQEWTFSRTVQELRLGVLGGLRSGKSALVHRHMSGSYQPLENPEGGRYKKEVLVDGNSHILLIREETGPPDAQMASWVDGVILVFSLENEASFQEVYRNYSELGIHRNIAEIPFIVVGTQDKITSTNPRVIEDARARQLCSDVRRCTYYETCATYGLNVNRVFTEAAQKIMAVKKQAALLASCKSLPNSPSHSGGSTPVSGVFPGQASNGGQSSDYSSSLPSTPVISHKEIGGAAGGERLGSATPGSVRSAPRQRTGSRFTGRRGSDSERRSTDGKIGDLGSGRSIPIKQSILLKRSGNSLNKEWKKKYVTLSNNGMLSYHSSVNDYMQNVHGKEMDLLRVTVKVPGKRPPRAGAVPSCGPPPGLNGLVKDVQGPEGASADSAIGGVSRPSSYKDTGPASPMVDRKKHRRKKSMNQKGDVAIGQADDEDNFDFLIVSSTGQTWHFETQSVEERDSWVTAIESQILASLQLCESSKNKARKNSQSEAVALQAIRNAKGNSLCVDCEAPNPTWASLNLGALICIECSGIHRNLGTHLSRVRSLDLDDLPRELTLVLGAIGNHLANSIWEGRTLGRRKPTPDATREERESWIRAKYEQRLFVAPLALPSPGQGLEVNTLSASLLAAVMERDLPRLLLLLAHSTKDDINAPLPQGGHLSPPPPAASPSPPLEGSLRPPCSALHAACQLADVVMTQLLVWYGSDVRCRDAQGQTAVTLARYAGSQECADILLQYGCPNEPAPSVATTPSLSVATTPSLSRKSSAGSLSRSSSRRAVS, encoded by the exons ATGAGCCACGCGGGCACCCTACAGAGACGCACCACCTACCTCATCTCCCTTACCCTGGTCAAGGTCGAGGCTGTGGGGAGTGATGGAGTTTCCATCGGGCCCCAGCCACAACGGACCCTTGCTCTGGGGAGAGCAGGAGTGGAGGGCCCAGAGGATGAGGAGCTGAGCAGGACCACTGAGGATGAGGGAGGACATGCATGTGccgaggtggaggtagaggggaacacagagatggaggaagaggagcaggaggacGTTAGCTTTGGGGGGCCTGTACAGGAGCGGGAGAAGCCTGTGATGAAGGAGCGAGAGAGTCGTGGTCCAGGCTCCTCAAAAGATGTCACGTTGGAGACTAAGAGCAAGGAGTCTCCCCTCTTACCGAAGAATGTGAAAGACCAAGTGAAAGGACTTGCAGGGGTGTCAGATGTCCCCTCAGTGGGAGGGCTAAGGAGAGAGGGAACCCGCCCTAAAACAGAGCTCTATCGGGAGCCACCCATGCTGTTTCCAAGGTGCGAGGAAGGGATGGGCGACGCAAGCAACACCCTCTCCCGGGGCAGCATGCCCATCACCGTACCGCCCAGGCTCACCCAGAGACCCGAGGTCCTGATGAGGTCACATGCCGGGGGCGGGGCTGTAAGCCGGCGGGAGTTGAGGGAAGCCAATCAGAGTATGCCTCCATCCGCCAAGAGTCTGGACCGCAAAGACAACCGCATAGGGGACCGGTCTCCCATGACAGCTGCTGTGGCCTCTCTGGGACCTTACCGGGCATCCTGGGCGGACAGTGATGGCAGGTCTACCCTCCTTCGCCAGGGAGCCCCCGTAGGGGGAGGGTTTACGGACGTGGTGACCAGGGAAAGCCCCAGAGGGGACAGGCTGAAGACAGGCTCAACGTCCCTGCCAGCCCAACCCACCCCTCAGATATCCAAACCGCCGAGGAAGGGCAAGAGCCGCACTCTGGACAACAGTGACCTGCACTCCCTCTCTGAGGACCTGAAGAAGGGGAAGGACAGCCAGAGTCAGGGGGGGACCACCCAGCGTCCCCCCGCCCGTGACCGCAAGATGCTCAAGTTCATCAGCGGGATCTTCACAAAAAGTACGCCTGCGCCTCCCTGCTCCAACACAGCGCCCCCTATCTACACGCCCGTTCAGAGGGGTTCTAGTGAGGAGGAAG CGGCTTGCGGAAACAGTCAAGAATGGACCTTCAGTCGAACCGTCCAAGAGCTCCGTCTG GGGGTGTTGGGAGGTCTCCGCAGTGGGAAGTCAGCCCTGGTCCACAGACACATGAGCGGGAGCTACCAGCCCCTGGAGAACCCAGAAG GGGGCAGGTATAAGAAGGAGGTACTTGTTGATGGCAACAGTCACATTTTGCTGATCAGGGAGGAGACAGGACCCCCGGATGCACAG atGGCTAGCTGGGTGGACGGGGTCATCCTGGTCTTTAGTCTGGAGAATGAGGCCAGTTTCCAGGAAGTGTACAGGAACTACAGCGAGCTTGGCATCCACCGCAACATCGCTGAGATACCCTTCATAGTGGTAGGAACCCAGG ATAAAATCACCAGCACCAACCCTCGGGTGATAGAGGATGCCAGGGCTAGACAGCTGTGTTCAGACGTCAGGCGCTGTACCTACTACGAGACCTGCGCTACCTACGGCCTCAACGTCAACCGCGTCTTCACCGAGG CTGCCCAGAAGATCATGGCAGTGAAGAAGCAGGCAGCTCTACTGGCCTCCTGTAAATCCCTGCCCAACTCCCCCAGTCACTCTGGAGGCTCTACCCCAGTGTCAGGAGTCTTCCCTGGTCAG gccAGTAACGGTGGTCAAAGCAGTGACTACTCGTCTTCCCTGCCCTCCACCCCAGTGATCAGTCATAAGGAGATCGGTGGGGCAGCAGGGGGGGAGAGGCTGGGCAGCGCCACCCCAGGGTCTGTCCGCAGTGCCCCCCGGCAACGCACCGGCTCCCGCTTCACG ggccgtaggggcaGTGACTCGGAGAGGAGGAGTACAGACGGTAAGATAGGAGACCTGGGTAGTGGACGCTCCATCCCCATCAAACAG AGCATCCTGCTGAAGCGCAGTGGGAACTCCCTCAACAAGGAATGGAAGAAGAAATACGTCACGCTGTCCAACAACGGCATGCTCTCTTATCACTCCAGCGTCAAC GACTACATGCAGAATGTCCATGGGAAAGAGATGGACCTGCTGAGGGTGACTGTGAAGGTGCCAGGGAAACGCCCGCCCCGTGCTGGTGCCGTCCCTTCCTGTGGCCCTCCGCCCGGCCTCAACGGCCTGGTCAAAGACGTCCAGGGGCCTGAGGGGGCCAGTGCGG ACTCTGCCATCGGGGGGGTGTCCAGACCCTCCTCCTATAAAGATACAGGCCCAGCCTCCCCAATGGTTGACAGGAAGAAGCATCGCAGGAAGAAGAGCATGAACCAGAAAGGAGACGTAGCCATTGGCCAAGCAGATG ACGAGGATAACTTTGACTTTCTGATCGTGTCGAGCACGGGCCAGACTTGGCACTTCGAGACCCAGAGTGTGGAGGAGAGGGACTCCTGGGTAACGGCCATCGAGAGCCAGATCCTGGCCAGCCTGCAGCTGTGTGAGAGCAGCAAGAACAAG gCTCGTAAGAACAGCCAGAGTGAAGCTGTGGCACTGCAGGCTATCCGTAACGCCAAGGGCAACAGTCTCTGTGTGGACTGTGAAGCACCTA ACCCAACATGGGCCAGTCTGAACCTGGGGGCTCTGATCTGCATTGAGTGTTCAGGAATCCACAGGAACCTGGGCACCCACCTGTCCCGTGTCCGCTCTCTGGACCTGGACGACCTGCCCAGAGAACTCACCCTGGTGCTGGGTGCCATCGGCAACCACCTGGCCAACAGCATCTGGGAGGGACGTACGCTGGGCCGCCGAAAACCCACGCCCGATGCCACCCG AGAGGAGCGGGAGTCATGGATCCGGGCCAAGTACGAGCAGAGGTTGTTTGTGGCTCCGCTGGCCCTGCCCTCCcccggtcaggggttagaggtcaacaCGCTGTCAGCCAGTCTGCTGGCGGCCGTGATGGAGAGGGACCTCCCCCGCCTGCTCCTTCTCCTGGCCCATAGCACCAAGGATGACATCAATGCCCCCCTTCCCCAAGGGGGtcacctctctccacccccccctgctgcctcccctAGCCCTCCCCTGGAGGGCTCCCTCCGGCCGCCTTGCTCCGCGCTGCACGCCGCCTGCCAGCTCGCCGACGTGGTCATGACCCAGCTGCTCGTCTGG